TTTGATATTTTGGGGGCCGCCCGGTACGGGCAAGACTACTTTGGCCCAAATAATCGCAAATGAAAGTGGCCGTCCCTTCTATACCTTGAGTGCCATTAGCAGCGGAGTCAAAGAGGTGCGCGAGGTTATTGCCAAAGCGAAACAGAGCGACGGACTGTTCACTTCAAAAAACCCCATTTTATTCATCGATGAAATACACCGGTTCAGCAAATCACAACAAGACTCGCTTTTGGGGGCTGTTGAAAAAGGATGGGTAACGCTTATTGGCGCAACGACCGAAAATCCGAGTTTTGAAGTGATTCCCGCCCTGTTGTCACGATGTCAGGTATACATACTCAATGCCTTCGGAAAAGAAGATCTAGAAGCCCTATTGCTGCGTGCCATAAGAGAAGATGCACTGTTAAAAGCAAAAAAAATAACCCTTAACGAAACCGAGGCCCTACTGCGCCTTTCTGGAGGAGATGGTAGAAAGCTGCTGAACATCTTCGAACTCATTGTAAACTCTGAGGAAAGTGATCAAGTGATCATCACCAATACACTTGTACAGCAGAAAGTCCAGAAAAATACGGTGCTGTATGACAAGGCCGGGGGACAACATTATGATATCATATCGGCATTCATCAAGTCGATCAGGGGCAGCGACCCAAATGCCGCCGTATATTGGCTGGCCCGCATGATCGAGGGGGGCGAAGATGTAAAGTTCATTGCCCGTAGAATGGTCATTTTAGCCTCGGAAGATATCGGAAATGCGAACCCAACGGCCCTGGTACTGGCCAATGCCACTTTTCAAAGCGTCAATATTATCGGGTATCCAGAGGCGCGGATCATTTTGAGCCAGTGTGCCACCTATCTGGCCAGTTCACCAAAAAGCAACGCCAGCTACCTGGCCATTGGCAATGCGCAGCAAAAAGTACGTGAAACAGGTGACCTGCCCGTGCCCTTGCACATAAGAAACGCCCCCACCAAATTAATGAAAGACTTGGGCTATGGCAAAGAATATGCCTATGCCCATGACTATGAGGATAATTTTGTTCAATCAGAATTCTTACCCGAAGAACTATCAGGAACAACATTTTATAAACCCGGAAACAATCCTAGAGAAAACGCCTTTAGGGAATTTTTAAAAAAGCACTGGAAAGACAAGTACGATTTCTAAAATTTAATGTTCAACTCTTTCATCACATCTTGGTCATCGTCTTCATACTGCAAGAACCACTTGCCATCTTTTTTGAATACAATGCCGTTTTTGTCGTCATCGACCACCAAATAAACATCTGGCACCGATGTTTTTTGAAGTTTATAGCGAACCTTAGGGGTGGTATCAACCAATTGATATCCCTTTTCAATCGGCTGGGCATATAGAATATCTGCTTTTGAGGCGCTTTTGCCGGTATTTGATCCGGCCGTATCTTTTTTTACCATCGTTGAGGCCACTGGTTCTTTAGACTTGTATAGCTGCTCTTCTATGGTCGACTTTTGCTCGACAACCTGAGAAGATTTGTTCTCAAGGTCTTTGGCTGCTTCTTTCTCCAAACTTTTTACATCATTGTCAAAGTTAAGTGTTACCGCATCGGTACCTTCCTTTTTCTCTTTTGGTACATAATTGTGCGTCATTCCCTTTAAAGAAGCAAAAGCACCTCTGATGGCCTCCTCATAAGAAGCCCGGTATTCTTTTAGCTTGCTACGGCCCTGAGCCGTTTGAAATATGAGATTGTTCTCACAGTCTTCAAAAGCAAGGGTGGTTCGTGTAACAAAAAGGTTTGAATCATCCCAAAGCCGTACCCAAAGGCCCAGACATCTGTCGCGGTTCAAGTCATCGGGGAAATCGCCCTCATACACCACATTGAACCCCTGTTGGTCAAAGAGATACTTGACCAAGGTGCTAGTGGCATGCTGGTTCTCGTTTTTAAAGGCCGCAAATTTTTTGGGTACGACTATGTATTTGTAGTCACTGAACTGGGCAAAAGCCATTGCGCCACCCATTAAAAAAACCATTAAAACCAATGCAATGTTCCTCATGTTGAAACGATAATCAATTATCGTTCCAAGATATGATATTAAATCCGAATTGAAAAGATGCGTAGTGGCTGTCGGCCACATTTCGGTAGCCCAACAAATTATCGGCCAATATGTAAAAATTTACCGGCCCGGCCTGCAGATTAAGCCCCAAGCCAATATTGGAAAAAGAATACTTGTCAACCGTATAGGTCGTTTTCAGGGCCAGCACATTGCCCAGCCTTCTTTGATAGAAGGCCGTTAAGGCCGCCTGTGGACCCTTGGGGCGATTGATAACAAACAAATGGCCACCGACACTGTTCACATAATCAAAAAAATCTCTTGCGTTTACGGCATCATACCCGCAATAACATGGCGCCCCGCCCGAATTGCCTTCTCCAAAATTATAGCGTATCGAGGCATTCAGCTTTATTGGTCGTAAGGAAACAAAACTGTTTTGGTCCGTGCCAAAGGGTACCAGGCGCTCTAAGTCGTCGACCAGTTCTTGCCAAAGGTCATTGTTGCCCTGAAAAAGGTCTTCGGGCAAAATGATCTCAATACCCTCATTGGTTGCAGCCCCGTTAAGGGTATAGTTCTCAAGTCCGTTGCTATGGTATATAAAGCCCACGTCCAATATGCTTCCGGTCAAGAAAGTATTTTCGTTCAGCTGATAGGTAAATCCAAAATCGGCACCCAAGCCAAGGTTGCCGCCAAAAAAAGAGCGCCCCAGCAACCATTTCTGTAAATCTTTTTGTGTAGTGTTGTTGTCTTCATCCAGTATATCTATCAGTTCTTTAAAGCCCGATGTCTGCAATTCAAGTTCTGCCACCAAGGTGTTCTCCAAAATATTATCATCGCCGGGAGTGGTAACAAAGTAGCCAGAATTCCTTTTTGATTTAAACTCAAACACACTTGAATAAATCTTGGCACGCACCCCGAGGTTCAGTTTGTCGCTCATCTTGCGGTTTACCCCAAAGTGAAAAACGTTCACCGCCTCGCCCTGTAATGTCAGATGCCCTAGGTCAAACCGTCTGTTCAAATTATTGGCATTTCCCTCAAAGGCCAAAATCGCCAGATCTTTTGGCCAAAAAACGCTGGTAAAACCCTCGCCGTACATTCCAAAAGAGTAATAGTCGTCAGGTCTGTTCGCGCTTCTGAACCCCCCATAAAAAACCTCTATCTGTCCACTACCACTAAACTCGTCCCTTGGGCTCATGCTATATAGCGCCCTGTCGCGCACTTTCGTGGTGAAATCAATTCCGTCGTTGGCAAAAAGGTCGTTCACTGTTATACCGCTGCTACCGGCCTGAAAACCGATACCTGACAACACCGGTATGCCCACATGCCACTTGTAAGGAGTCTTGACACCTGGGTTCAACATCAATGATTGGGGAATTTCATAAAAGTCGTAGAGCAGTTGTTTGTTCTGCGCCGAGAGAAAAGCAGTGCCAAGAAGGCAGACCAAGATCAACAGTTTCCATTTCTTCATTTGAGGCGAAACCTAAATTCGGCGCTTGACCGGAGTATGATTTTTGGGTCGGGTTGCGAAGAGGTACTGCTGTTGTCACTTTGATTGATCGCCCCTACCCTTATATTTGTAGTATTTCTGAGAATATCGAGACTTCTCCCCCCATTGCCATAGGCAATTTGCCTTTCAAGCAAGGGAGCCGGATCGGCCTCTATGGTAAATGCCTCTGTATCGAGCACATTGCCCCCTTCATCCAAAAACTCAACGGTTATATCAATTTCTTTGCTTGTGGTATTCTCAACTTGGTAAGTAATGACGCCTTCAAGCACCCGTTCGGCCACAAACTCTTCGTTAAAGGCCTCGAAAGTAAATACCTCGGAGTAAAAACTGCCGCTGCTTGCCAAATTGATGGTGCTTTCATCAGACTCGAGATAAAAGATACTGGTGGCAAGTGTAGGGGTAACGCTCAGGTCGTCGAATTGGTCAAAGTTCTGCTCTTCAGAGCAGCCCACCACAAAAACCAGTGCCGAGATGGCAATTCCCAAACCAAAGACCCATTTCTTCATTTTGTATAGCAATTTTATTAGTAAACAACCAATGACCGTTGTACCCTACTATAACTCTACAAAATGCTTTTTATTTCACTCAAATGGGTGATGATCTTGCAAAAATCGTGGTTTGAATCTTGGGTGGGATTGAAGTGCAACGTATGGAAACCCACTGCTTGGGCCCCTAGAATGTCGGCCTCTAGATTGTCGCCGACCATCAGGCTGTTTTCTGGGGCCACCCTCGTTTTCGCCAAGGCCAGTTCAAAAATTCTCGGATGTGGCTTTTTGACCCCCGCCATCTCTGAATTTATAATGGCCTCGAAATAATGCAATATCTTGGCGTTTTTTAGTTTTTTGTGCTGAATTTCCCCAAAACCATTGGTAATGATGTGGAGCCTGTAATTGGGCCTCAAATAGTCCAACACCTCTTTTGTATGCGGAATGATGTGGTTAAAACTTGACAGGTAGCGTATATAATCATCTGACAAACGGTCGATCATTGAGCGGTCTATGGACATCCCAAGCGTATCAAATGTCTTTTTCAGCCGTTGGTAGCGTAGTTCCTCTTTGGTGACCTTTTCTTCACGGTACAGCTTCCAATATTCAAAATTGATGGGTACATAAACTTGCAAGAACATAGGAAGCGAAACATGGATGCCATTTTGAAGAAATATCTTTTCAAAGGTCAGCGCAGAGTTTCTTTCAAAATCCCACAGGGTATGGTCAAGATCAAAAAAAATATCGGTCACCTGCCCATTAAACATAATAGCGCTTTAAAAAGTTTTGGTACAGCTGGATCCAGTCAATCTGCTGTTTGCTTCCCAATAGTTCATTGGAAAATACCGTGATAAACTCCCCGTTCACAGTTTTGACCTGACGGTACATACCATCGACTTTCTCAAGGGCATCTGCGATGCTTTTATATCCCGTAAGGGCATAATCATGTACGGCAAACGGGTGTACCTTCAGCGGTTGCTGTTCTTCTAGGTTAATATCGTAAAAATAGAAAGGAGTGCAGGTGCCGGCGCGAAAGCCCAATTCGTGGGTGTAGCCCATGCTAAAATCATCGGTGAACTCTGCCTCTATCAAATTGCGATAGGTCGTAGGCACATTCACCTTGTTGTACCGTAGCCGAGAATAGTTTACGGGCCTGTTTATAAGCTTTGCCAACCGTTTCTTCTCTGTTTTTAACAACTCTAGATTACCGCCGGCATGAAAAGAGGTGCTCAATGCCACCACGCTGTAATCGGCAATGGCCTTTATCAGGTACCGAAATTTGTTATTGTTGGGCGAGATGTTCTTGTCATGGGTCGAATACTCGGCAAACTGAAAGAAAAACATGGTCTTTACCGGATATTTTTTGTGCAGTTCGATCAAGAGCGAAAAGTTGTCGTATGGGTCTTTTCTTAGACCCAACAGTACCATAAACCGCTGTGCCACCCTGCGCAGCCTAAACTTGCCCAGATCGAACAATAGGCCGCCCAAACTTCGGGCAAGGCCCCTTAGCGCAAAACTGTGCGAGGTGGTCACATTGATAATGGAGGTATAGCGATAGGCCCTGGTCTTTCGCTTGATATCGGGAAAACGCTGTTGGAGTACCCCAAACAATTTGTTTGCCCAAAGATTTACCACCGGCAACTCTAAAAAACCGTTTTTGTAAGCGAGGCTTTCTTTAGCCGGAAACCGGCCCAGGTCATCCTTCACGTGGGGCAGGTATTCTTCATAACGGCTCAAGAGAAAGAAACTCGCCGAAAAAATATCGAAGGGTATCGCACTCATGTCACCTGCTTCAAAAAAACAGGGCAGGCCATCCCAATCGCCCATGCGGATATCAAAATCGTTGATTCCCTGTTCGAAAAGCAAATCGTTGCTACGTACAAAAAATTCGTTCTGCAGGGGTTTTTTGGTATAGGTGATCTTAGGGCCCTTATGCTTTATAAAATCCTCTACCTTGGTGGTAAAGCCAATGTCCACGCCCAATATCTCCCTAAAAATATGCCGCATGGTATAGCGAAAGCGGGCCGTTATCTTATGGGTATAGATGAGCAACATAGGCTGTAAATATCAAGTTTCAAAACCCAAATTCCAAATAAGGCCATTCGTTTACCCCCGATTGGTCATAGAAGTTGTTCGTCGGCAAAGCTTAAATATGCTTTTTGGGCAATGATCAAATGGTCAAGCACTTTGATGTCCAATGCTTGGGCGGCACTCTTCAGCTTTTGGGTGATTGTTTTGTCGGCCTTGCTGGGAACAAGGGTACCCGAAGGGTGGTTGTGCGCCAAAATCAATGCCACGGCCCCCAGCTCAAGGGCCTGTTTCATCACAAGGCGAACATCGACCAAAGTACCTGTGATGCCCCCTTTGCTCAATTGGCCCTTATGTACCACCTTATTGGAGTTGTTGAGATACAGAATCCAGAACTCCTCGTGCTCCAACTCGCCTATCAAGGGCTGCAAAAGCTCAAAAGCATCCCCACTTGAGGCAATCTTGGTAATCTGTTGACCCGCCTCCCTTCGGCGACGTCGTCCGATCTCTAGGGCGGCGGCAATGGTCACGGCCTTTGCCTCTCCAATTCCCTTGAACTGCATCAGCTGTTTCACCGATAGCCGGCCCAAATCGTTCAAGTTGTTGCCGACCGAAGCCAAAATGCGCTTTGAAAGCTCAACAGCACTTTCGTTTTTGGAGCCCGAACCGATCAAAATAGCGATAAGCTCGGCATCTGACAACACCGAACGCCCCTTTTGTACCAATTTTTCCCTGGGTTTATCGTCATCGGCCCAGTCTTTGATGGACAAAGATGCCTTTTCTTCTTGCATGTTATAAATATAGCATTTTGGGCCCAACCATTTGTTGAGGATATGTGCCCATCGAATTCGCCTTTTTCGTATTTTGGGAATTCTGTTAAACCGAAGCCGATGAAATCACTTTTCGACAAAGAAGCGTACGAAGAAATTGTAGCGCGCATTGATAGTCTGTCACCTGACTCGCAACGGCAATGGGGTAAAATGAGCGTGGGACAAATGGCTTGGCACTGCCAGTTTCCACTGAAGATAGCCATCAAGAACGAAGACAAGGGCGTGCGCGGCAACCCTCTGGTTCGCTGGTTCTTTAAAAAATCGCTCTACAACGACAGGCCTTGGCGAAAGAACCTGCCCACCGCCCCCGCTTTAAAGGCAAAACAGGAAAAGGACTTTGAGACAGAAGTGAAAAAATTGAAAGAATTGGTAAAACAGTGCCATGATATCGGCAACCGTACCGAGTGGAACCCCCATCCCCTATTTGGGCGGTTTACCCCAGAGCAATGGGGACAGTTGCAGTACAAGCATCTTGACCACCACCTTCGGCAGTTTGGGGTATAGATATGGCCAACAACTACTAAAAACAAGTGTTCGCGCCCAAGGCCCGTAAAGGCCCCGGTAAGTGCTTTGGGCATTGTTGACCTACATTGCCATGGTTTATACCATTACGCTTTTTACTTGCCCAAAATCCAATCCGCCATAATTGCCAGAGCTCATCAACAAAAAATTGGCCGGTTCTTTGGCCTGTGAAAACAACCATTCCCTAAACGAACCTGCATCGGTAAAGACCTGCAGATCCTTCCTTTGAAAGGCATCGGATATCTGCTGTTCGGTCACCTGCTCCAACCCTTTGATCTCGACAGCCTCTGGTGAATAGTAGACTACCGCATAATCAGCGGTATCCAAGGCGCCTCGGTATTCTTTTAAGAATTCGGCATTGAGACTGCTATAGGTATGCAGTTCTAAACAGGCCACCAACTTACGGTCGGGATATTGTTCTTTTACCGCCCTGGTGGTAGCGGCCACTTTGCTCGGCGAATGGGCAAAATCTTTGAACACCACCGCATAATCTGACTCAGCTATTTTTTCAAGGCGCTTTGAGGCTCCTTTGAACGAGGCAATGGCCTCGTAAAAATCGGCCTCATCGACCCCCATGTTCTGGCAGATCCACTTGGCCCCTGCCAAATTGTTCAAATTATGCGCACCAAAAACCGCAATGGGCAATGGGCCCTCGGGAGTTTCAAGATAGGTGGTGCCCCCATCGACAAAATAATCGGGCGTGCCATAGGGCAGTTTGCGTATGCTGTTCTCCGATGCCTCGACCACTTTCTTGACCTCTTCGTCTTCTTCGTTATAGGCAATGCTTCCGCCCTCAACGATACTATCGACAAAAATCTTGAACTGCTCCACGTAGCCCTCATAGGTAGGGAACACATTGATATGGTCCCAGGCAATACCGCTCAGCAAGGCGATGTTCGGGCGATACAGGTGAAACTTGGGCCGACGATCAATGGGCGACGAAAGGTATTCATCTCCCTCCAAGACAATAAAATCGTTCTCTTTGGTAAGGTGTACCATACGGTCAAAACCTTCCAATTGTGCCCCAACCATATAATCGACCGCTATGCCATGGTAGTCGAGCACGTGTAAGATCATTGAGGTAATGGTGGTCTTGCCGTGGCTGCCACCTATCACCACCCTGGTCTTTTCTTTTGATTGCTCGTACAAAAACTCAGGATATGAATAAATTTTCAGTCCCAATTCCTGCGCCCTTAAAAGTTCGGGGTTGTCAGGTTTGGCATGCATGCCTAAGATAACGGCATCGAGATTTGCGGTGATTTTGTCTGGAAACCACCCAAATTCTTGGGGAAGCAGCCCCTTGTCGGCCAAGCGGCTTTTTGAAGGCTCATAAATGATATCGTCGCTTCCGGTTATCTCGTATCCTTTGTGTTGCAGGGCCAACGCCAAATTGTGCATGGCGCTGCCCCCAATGGCGATAAAATGAACTTTCATAATGGAATGTGTGGTTCAAAGATAGCCTTATTTTTTACTACCTTAAACCCGTGAAACAGAACATTGAAATATTTGAAACAGCCTTTGTAACTGCCGACTTTAGGGCCACAGACGTTGCCCTGAGCAAAGATCGCTATGCACATTTATGGCCGAGCGAGGGCACCAAAATATACCGCAAGGCGTATGTTGATTCCGTTTCACGGCACGAGCAGTTTGCACACTGTTTGCGCAACCGGTATTTCCTCGAGGCCATTGAGAACCTGTTCAACGAGCAAAAAATCGAGCTGCTCATCAATTTTGGGTGCGGCTTTAGCATGTACCCCTTTCTGTTGCCCAAAACCATGGCCCATATCGAAATTGACATGCCTCATTCGATAAATTACAAAAAGGAGAAAATAGCGGATTGGTGTGCATCAAAAAAACTGCCTGACAGAAACATATCCTTTCTGGAAGCCGATTTCACATCAAATTACGAACCGCAGTTACTAGAAAAAATAGCATCCATAAAGGAAAACAAACGTTCGTTCATATTTCTGGAAGGCGTGTTGTTTTTTATCGGCAGACCAGAAACTGAACGCCTTTTCAAACTCTTTTCAACGATTCAGGGCACTGACGAGTATGTCGGCAGTGTTTCGTTTCAAAAGGAAATCGAATCACGCACGGCCTTCAAAAAACTCATTCAATTCACTGAAGAACGATTGGTGGCCAACGAAAAGTTCTGCTATCAGACCGTGGAAGACCGTTATTATTTGAACTTGGACGACTATGCGATGGTCGACCACCAAAATACGTTCACGGTCGCCAATAAATATGCCCCTGCCACAATACTTGACCCCGATGAGGTATTGGACGAACATTTTTACGTCTTAAAGAAAAAATAATATGCCAAATTACAATCTAACCGATATCGAATCACGTGAGATCATGCCCGGTTATCACGGCAAAATGGTACACGCCAATAGCATGAGCTGGGTTTTTTGGGATGTAGATAAAGGTGCCGAAGTACCCGAACACCAACATGTAAATGAACAGATTATGCATGTGGTCGATGGTACGTTCGAATTTACGTTGGATGGAAAAACGGCCGTGTACCGAAAAGGCGACGTAATCGTTATTCCGCCAAACGTACCGCATGCCGGAAAGGCCCTTACCAAATGCAAGTTGATGGATGTTTTTTGCCCAGTAAGGGAGGAGTATAGATAGGTTTAGGTATTAGGTTTTAAAAAATATTGTTTTGAAAATTAGTTTGAAGGGAAAAAAAGCCCTGGTGGGCGGAAGCAGCCGCGGTATTGGCCGTGCCGTGGCCGAGCAATTGGCAGAAAGCGGTGCCGGTGTGACCCTAATGGCCAGCAGTGAAGATACCTTGAAAAAAGTGGTTGCCAACCTGCCCACAAACCAAGGCCAAGAACATTCATATTTGGTGGTTGATTTCACGGATTTTAACGCCTATAGTGAGCGAATTTCCAATTTCTTTGAAAAGAACTCTGTGGACATTTTGGTCAATAATACCCAAGGGCCAGCATCGGGAGGTGCCTTGGAGAAAACTGTGGAAGATTACCAGCAGGCCTTTGACCTGTTGTTCAAATCTGTAGTGTTTACAACCCAATTGGCAATCAAGGGCATGCAACAGAACAACTGGGGCCGCATTATCAATGTCGCCTCGGTATCCGTCAAAGAACCCCTTAACTATTTGGCACTCTCAAATTCTATTCGGGCGGCGGTGGTGACATGGGCCAAAAGTTTGGCCTTTGACATAGGCAAGAACGGAATTACCATAAACAATGTGCTCACGGGTTATTTTGATACCGATCGGATTGCCCAGCTCAATGCCAAAAAAGCCGAAAAAATGGGAATCGACACGGCAGCAGTACGTGCTGCAATGGAAGAACAAGTACCCATGAAGCGTATTGGCGACCCCAAAGAATATGGTTATTTGGCGGCGTTCTTGGCCTCTGAAAATGCCGGTTATATTACCGGCACCAATATACCCTTGGATGGTGGCCTATTGAAATCTCTTTAGCAATTACACAAATTACATTATTTCCATTAGAATACATTTTAAAATATGTAATTCATAATTTATACGTAATTTTATTGTTCACTTAACAACAATTACCTATGAATTCAAAAGTTTTTTTGGTAGTACGCATTCTATTGGGATTGATGCTACTGGTCTTCGGCCTGAACAAGTTTTTCCAATTTTTGCCAATGGGCGAAATGCCCGAAGCGGCAGGCAATTATTTTGCGGCTTTGTCGAGCACCCACACCATGACTTTGGTGGCCATTGTAGAAGTATTGGCGGGCCTCGCCCTGATACTGAATAAGTTTGGAGCCTTGATGTCTTTGATATTGATGAGTGTTTCAGTCAATGCTGTGTTGTTTCACATGGCCTTGGCCCCTGAGGGATTGCCACCCGCATTGGCCCTTTTGGTGTTGAACCTCTTGGCCTTGGTGGGCTATAAAGACAAATACAGAGACCTGCTCAAAGGGTAACGGGCACACCCCATTTATAAACGCTAAAAGGCTGCCCGATAAAGTTGTTACCCTACGGGAAAACGGTTTACCCTAAAACCCAATGGCTGAATGCAACTGCCCAAACCGACAATAGAATTGATTTTTCGGGCGGCTTTTATATGCTCATCCTATCTTTAAATTCATAGGACTGTCGACGGGAGACTTCAATTTCCTCGCCATTTTTCATCATCAACTTTAATTTGCCATTGAACCATGGCACCACCTCTTGAATAAAATTGATGTTGACGATCTGTTGCCTGTTCGCCCTAAAAAAAGAAGGTTCTGGTAATTTTTCCTCGATTTGGTTCAGCGATTTATAGAGCAGCGGTTTCTCATTACCAAAGTATACGCGGGTGTAGTTCCCCACAATTTCAAAATGGGAAATATCGCCTATCTTGACCAACCAACATTGGTCTCCCTCTTTAATAAAAATTTGGCTTCCCTCATTCAATTTTGGTTGCCCTTTCTCACTCTCGAGTCTGCCCTCAAGTTTGGCCTTGGCCTTCTCAATCGCTTGTGAAAACCGTTTTTTGTTAATGGGTTTCAAAAGATAATCAAGTGCGTTGTACTCAAAAGACTTAATGGCATATTCATCAAATGCGGTGGTAAAAATAGTGATGGGTACATCATCGAGCATTTCTAGCAGGGCAAAGCCATCTTTTTCCGGCATGTTGATGTCTAAAAACAATAGATCTGGCGCTTCTTTTTGTATTAGATCATACCCCATATCCACATTTTCGGCTTCCCCAACAAGTTCTATTTCTTGATATTCCGTGATAAGCTCTTTCAGCTCATTACGTGCCAATCGCGAATCTTCCACTATTACGGCACGGATCTTCATGGCAGGGGAATCTTTATGTCGGCGACTACTTCTTCTTTTTCTTCATAAATAGTAAAAGCGGCCTTTTCACCGTACAAGAGTTTTAGCCGCTGTTTGATGTTGCTAAGGCCCAATTCTGTTGAATTCTTAGAAATCTGCAACCTACCGGTATTCTTTACCCGAATCAAAAGTTGGTTGTGAGCTTTCTTTATTTCAAGCTCTATTTTGCCTCCTTGCTTCAAATTGGAAATACCATGCTTTGCCGCATTTTCGACCAACAATTGAATGATCATGGGCGGAATTTGAAGTGAAAGGGTATCGCTCTCGATGTTCTTTACAAATTCAAGCCTGTCCTCGAACTGTATCTTTGAAAGAGCGATGTAATTATCGACCATTTCTACCTCTTCTTCAACAGCAATGGCATTTACATCGTTCTTGGTAAGCGAATAGCGTAGCATTTCTGAAAGCTTGGTGAGCATTTCACGCGACTTCTCAACATCTTCCAACATCAACCCCCTGATATTGTTCAGGCTATTGAACATAAAATGTGGATTTATCTGGCCTTTTAGGGTATTGAGTTGGGCCTGCTTTAAGTTGGTATTGAGTTCTAACCGTTCTATTCGATTGGCGTTCATTTTCAGCAATAGCTTTACAATCAGATAGCAGACCGTCCAGACGCCGATCAAGAAAAGGGAGTTGACAATCAGTATCCAAACATTGTCGTACACCTCTAGAACATTTCTTTCAAGTTCGGTAAGCTCAGGGCCAAACTCAATATAGAGGTAGCCAAATACAAAGTTCAGAAAAGCGAACAAGGCAGAGGTGATCAGAAAAGCCCCTGATATTTTGATCAGTTCCTTTACCCCGAACGTATCAAAGAAGACATTCTTTTTAAGGTACCAACGTAATAATGAGGTTGAAAAAATACCAATAAATATTCCGGTAACCACCGAATACGTAACGAACTCGGCGCTGAACTTTTTTAAAACCAAAAAGGACACCGAGTTGATAAAGCCCCAGCCGAAAAGCTGTAGGGCCCAAAAAAGGGTATTTCTTCGTTTGTCTGAAAGATTCATATAACTGCGATGCTGCCCGAACGATGTGCGGCACTCGCCCCGGTCAAATTTCTTAATGGGTTCATTACAACCAAAGGTAGATAAGTTTTACCAATGAAAACCCAAACCCAAAGGCCAAAACCACAACTGACAGGATGACGACCATCGACTTCGTGCTGGTCGGGTTTTTAAGGATACAGCTGAGCGTTATTTTTTCCTTTTTAAAAGACAAAAACAAGACTACCGGAGCCAATAGCACCAGTAAGGTGGCAAACAGCAATTTGCCATTTTGAAACTGCGCTGCCACCAAAGAGACCAATAAGGTGGCCCCAGCAATCAAAAGCGCATTTCGTATACTTAACCGCATGGTC
This portion of the Flagellimonas lutaonensis genome encodes:
- a CDS encoding UDP-N-acetylmuramate--L-alanine ligase, with the translated sequence MKVHFIAIGGSAMHNLALALQHKGYEITGSDDIIYEPSKSRLADKGLLPQEFGWFPDKITANLDAVILGMHAKPDNPELLRAQELGLKIYSYPEFLYEQSKEKTRVVIGGSHGKTTITSMILHVLDYHGIAVDYMVGAQLEGFDRMVHLTKENDFIVLEGDEYLSSPIDRRPKFHLYRPNIALLSGIAWDHINVFPTYEGYVEQFKIFVDSIVEGGSIAYNEEDEEVKKVVEASENSIRKLPYGTPDYFVDGGTTYLETPEGPLPIAVFGAHNLNNLAGAKWICQNMGVDEADFYEAIASFKGASKRLEKIAESDYAVVFKDFAHSPSKVAATTRAVKEQYPDRKLVACLELHTYSSLNAEFLKEYRGALDTADYAVVYYSPEAVEIKGLEQVTEQQISDAFQRKDLQVFTDAGSFREWLFSQAKEPANFLLMSSGNYGGLDFGQVKSVMV
- a CDS encoding class I SAM-dependent methyltransferase; translated protein: MKQNIEIFETAFVTADFRATDVALSKDRYAHLWPSEGTKIYRKAYVDSVSRHEQFAHCLRNRYFLEAIENLFNEQKIELLINFGCGFSMYPFLLPKTMAHIEIDMPHSINYKKEKIADWCASKKLPDRNISFLEADFTSNYEPQLLEKIASIKENKRSFIFLEGVLFFIGRPETERLFKLFSTIQGTDEYVGSVSFQKEIESRTAFKKLIQFTEERLVANEKFCYQTVEDRYYLNLDDYAMVDHQNTFTVANKYAPATILDPDEVLDEHFYVLKKK
- a CDS encoding cupin domain-containing protein; its protein translation is MPNYNLTDIESREIMPGYHGKMVHANSMSWVFWDVDKGAEVPEHQHVNEQIMHVVDGTFEFTLDGKTAVYRKGDVIVIPPNVPHAGKALTKCKLMDVFCPVREEYR
- a CDS encoding SDR family oxidoreductase, coding for MKISLKGKKALVGGSSRGIGRAVAEQLAESGAGVTLMASSEDTLKKVVANLPTNQGQEHSYLVVDFTDFNAYSERISNFFEKNSVDILVNNTQGPASGGALEKTVEDYQQAFDLLFKSVVFTTQLAIKGMQQNNWGRIINVASVSVKEPLNYLALSNSIRAAVVTWAKSLAFDIGKNGITINNVLTGYFDTDRIAQLNAKKAEKMGIDTAAVRAAMEEQVPMKRIGDPKEYGYLAAFLASENAGYITGTNIPLDGGLLKSL
- a CDS encoding DoxX family protein, with translation MNSKVFLVVRILLGLMLLVFGLNKFFQFLPMGEMPEAAGNYFAALSSTHTMTLVAIVEVLAGLALILNKFGALMSLILMSVSVNAVLFHMALAPEGLPPALALLVLNLLALVGYKDKYRDLLKG
- a CDS encoding LytR/AlgR family response regulator transcription factor, yielding MKIRAVIVEDSRLARNELKELITEYQEIELVGEAENVDMGYDLIQKEAPDLLFLDINMPEKDGFALLEMLDDVPITIFTTAFDEYAIKSFEYNALDYLLKPINKKRFSQAIEKAKAKLEGRLESEKGQPKLNEGSQIFIKEGDQCWLVKIGDISHFEIVGNYTRVYFGNEKPLLYKSLNQIEEKLPEPSFFRANRQQIVNINFIQEVVPWFNGKLKLMMKNGEEIEVSRRQSYEFKDRMSI
- a CDS encoding sensor histidine kinase; the encoded protein is MNLSDKRRNTLFWALQLFGWGFINSVSFLVLKKFSAEFVTYSVVTGIFIGIFSTSLLRWYLKKNVFFDTFGVKELIKISGAFLITSALFAFLNFVFGYLYIEFGPELTELERNVLEVYDNVWILIVNSLFLIGVWTVCYLIVKLLLKMNANRIERLELNTNLKQAQLNTLKGQINPHFMFNSLNNIRGLMLEDVEKSREMLTKLSEMLRYSLTKNDVNAIAVEEEVEMVDNYIALSKIQFEDRLEFVKNIESDTLSLQIPPMIIQLLVENAAKHGISNLKQGGKIELEIKKAHNQLLIRVKNTGRLQISKNSTELGLSNIKQRLKLLYGEKAAFTIYEEKEEVVADIKIPLP